The genomic stretch CAAAATACCCTCCTATTATCGCCTTTATCCATTTCTTAGGATTCATATCCATAAACTTCCTTGTCAAAACAACTCTCCGCTTATGCTTTACATCCGGATTCAGATATGAAACTCTTCCTTTTTCATCCACCTTTACAGGATAATAAGCAGGAGTATAATTCCCTTTGGAATAAAAAACCGGTAAATATACTGCATTACGAGCCATATCTTTGAACACATATCCCGCCCCCTTTTTCGCACCATACGCCACCACTTTCCAGTCACGTAAGTCAAAAACAGACAGATAAGCATAATGCGTATTGGTTTCTGTATCAAAACAATCAGCAAGCTCTACGTCCGTTGTCTCTATATACTGATTCGTCACATCTATTATCCTGCGATTTTTAAAGAAGGGCGGTATGTCCTCTTCATCCTTTATAAGTCCTCCCTGATCACCGTAAGTATTGCGGTAAGCCTTAGACATGCGATAGCTTCCGCCTTTTATATGATTTCCAAAACGGCAGGGACTCCCCGGCATTATAGGATAACATTTACCATCTGCCATAATAGAAATCCATTCATGCCCCATGGCATGATTTGCCCAGTTCGGAGTAAAGTCAGAAACAACGGGAACACCGATACTTCTATAAATGTACCTTCCCAATGCCGTATAGGCCGGACATGCCCCCACTTTTATCCCTAACAAAGATGAAGGCCTTAGATCGGGCACATACGAAGGTGTATAATATCTGTGCCCCACAACCATCCAGCTGATTACTTCATACAACTCGTCCACCTTCCTATTATACATTGTATCCGCTACAGACTTAAACGTTTTCTGATACATGGCCATCCACGGCTCCAATGGTTCATTCCCTAAACGATGCGGAAGAATATATTCGCAAAATTCATCCAATGACAATGCTTTTGCCCAAGGCGACTGCCATGCCTGAAAAGCCCTGTCTATGTGATCTATTAAATAATCCGCCTTCATGGTACATAAATCGAAAGTTACAGTCATATTTTGAAACCACTCCGGTTTATAAATCGAATCATAGAAAGCAATCATCTCTTCTGCATATATGCTGTCATTCGCCTGTAAACGATCTACTTGCTTGTAATATATATCCATAAACGGAGAATCCTCGGCATGACACCATTTCATGTTCCGTATCAAGAATTCAGCAGCTTTCTTCTTTTTAGGATTGTCTTTGTAGTGTAAAAGTACACGCTCTAATTCTGCGCGATTTTCACCACTCAACTTCAAAGAGTCTTCCAATGCCTTATCCGTACAACTTACCGAAAGGAAGGAAGAGCAAATTATCATGATGCTGACTATACAATATTTCATCTGGCTTCTTACTATTATTCTATTCTTTTAAATACCCTGTTCCAACGAATCTCATCCGTATCCAAATCAACGGACTTCCATATCAATGTCGCTTTTCCCACAATAAACTTTTTGGGTAACAATCCCCAATAACGGGAATCTTTGGAATTCATTACTTTGTCGCCTGTTACAAAATAGTAATCTTCCTTAAACTGATATTCCTGTATGATACTATCGTTCAACAGAAATGAATCTCCCTGTTGCACCAATTTCTTTTTCTGCTCCCACTCTATCGCATTCTTATACAATATCCGGTTAACAGTATTCATTTTCACACTCGTACCTTTAGCCGGAATATAAAAAGGGCCGAACTCCTTTATCGTCCAATTCACCAAACTATCATTGGGATAAGCCCTCATCACTATGCCCCAATTTCGTTCCTCTCCGGCCAACTGAAGCTGTTGCAACCTGTCCTGTGAAGCTACGCATCCTAGAGTTTCCGTATATCCACGCACCTTATAGTGTGCATTTCTAATTTCAAAGGTATCACCCGGCACAGCCACACAGCGCTTTACATAATAAGTCTTTAAATTCAGTCCCAGGCTGTCCCATCGGCCGGGATAAGGGAAATTAAAAACCAATACATCATTGTGCTTTACCTTCCCGAAGCCGGGCAAACGGGATATTTCTACATTCTTTTTCTCGGAAGCATCCCAAATGTCAAATAGGCGTCCTCCCATCACCCACTTGTTCACCAATATATTATCTCCGGCAAACAGGGCAGGCTCCATGGAGTCAGAAGGAATTTTAAACGAAACAAAACCAATCACCTGAAATAATAACCATACGATTACAATTATGCAAAAGAAAAAAGCTACTGATAATAATTTATCAAGTCCTTTTTTTATACTAACCCAATGTTCTGTCCTGTTTTTCATTTTATAGAAATACCTGTTTACCTTGTTTCATATAAAAAGCACGTTCTTCTTTAGGATTCCAATGGCTCATTTTCTATCATATAAGCGAAGATATACTCACAAAAATCTTCAAAACTATAATATTTACTCCACAGTCGATTTTCCCACACTTCCAGATTCAAACAAATTAATTACGGCTGTCGGCAAATATTCATAGGGAACGTCTATCACCTTTTTATTTTTAAATAAAGGGGAAACATTTATTTCATCTTCTATCAATGCTTTATGGCTACCAAAAATCGTCCGGTAATTTTTAAGTCACATCATTTTTTGCCGAAGTTTCCCCAATATTAAAGAGTCGTCCTCCCTTTACTCATTTATTTACTAAAATATTGTCCACTAGTAATAGGATCGATTTATAGAGTCAGAAGATATTTTAAATGAAGCTAAAGTAATCACTTGGATTAGTTATCCATACTATTCCAATAACACAAATTACAAAAAGGAATAAGATTAATTTATTAACACTCTTTGTAATCATAGTCCTTACAAAAGCTACCATATAAAATTTCGTTATAATCAGAAAAACAAAATATCATTCCTTCTTCAACAAAATCCAAAACTATAGCATCTATAAGTAAATATACTAGCTTCAAAATATATCCAAAGCAGTATAAAAACTTTTTAATATACTTTTTCAAGAAAAATAGTAAGTTACCATTTTTCCCGCTTTGAAGGCCACCATACACCATCTAAACAACCAGATCCATACTCTGGGCAATTACCGGAACTTTCGCCACTCGCCAATGCTTCAATATTCAAAAAAGAAACATCAAATGTCTGTTGACTATTTTCCACGCTATATATATTATAACCAATAAATATACTAAAAATAATAGCCACAAGACTCAAAAACATTTTTTTACTTTTCATTATTACCAAATTTTACATTAAATACATCATATTATTCCGTCAATATCTAAATAGGCAAATTGAACAACATCGTTCAAAGACAAAATAATTCTATTATTGAATGAGTCATAGCAACAGTCTGATATTTTATATCCAGTCTCTAAGGTTTTAAGATAATTCCCTTCCAAATCAAAGACCAGAATCTTTGTCGGAAAAGAATCTCTGGCATAATCTTCTCCACAATAAGAAACAAATATTTTGTCATTTCCTATCATCACCGTACCAAAGGATTGAAGTTTATTGCCATTTCCACCATCCCAGTCAGGACCATATATATTATATAGCAATTCTCCATCTAAAGAACAAATGGTCATCAAATCATGTCGGGTATAACATTCTACATATATTCCCGCTTTCTCCGAAGCAGCAAAAGTTATTCGTTTCTTCTGAATATCCGGATGAGTGTATTTCATAGGAATCATTTCGCCTGTGTTCATATTCCATCTACCTAAAAACTGATTAAAAGTAGAAGTACTGGTTGGCTTTATTAATACAGCAATTGATAAAGTATCATTTATATACTGATATTCAGAAGGAAATAAAGTTTCGTTCATCGCAGTCTTTACTTGAGGCTTATACAAAGAATCCACCATTACACTATCCATATCATAACTAAATATCTTTTGTTTGGCATGATCTGAAACATATAATTGATGATGAGCCTCATCTATGGCTAAGCATCCCATCACTGTTATTTCTTCAGGCCCCTCCCCGAAATTTCCAATGCTGGTAAGATAACTAAAATCATTTTTATTGAATATATGTATCTGTTTATCAACAGACTTATGATCAGCTATTAACAAACACTTATTCGACATATACAAACGCGAAACAGAACCTATTAAAACATTTCCAGTCTCGAACTCTATTACCTTATCTTTTACATTAATAATATCATTACGCTTATCTTGATATTTTTCCGTTACGGAAGTAGAAGTGCAACCTCCCAATAAAGCGATTAATGTCACACACAATATATTTCTCATAATTCAACAATAAGTCTATATAATAATTCATTAATAAAATCGTCTTAAACTAAAATCCGAATATAATGAATAATAACATCCATAATATAAAGACAGAAAAACCTATTGAAATCAGTTTAAGACGATTTCATACTAAATATTGAACATGCTCTCAATCAATCATTGTGCTTCTTTCCATCCAGGATACCAAACTCCACACAAACACCCACTTCCATTATCCCAACAGCCATTATCACAATTGGAAATTTCATTTCTAGCCAACGCTTCTACATTAGCCAGTACCAAATCAGACATTATATCCGATTGCTGAGCATTATACACATTCATTCCTGCTATCAAAGCAAACGCAACAACCAAAGTTGCCTTCAAAATATTCTTCTTCATCTTATTTCTAGTAAAAAAAATTATTATTATTCATATTTTCATCTTATTCTCGGAAAGAACTCCACCGCAGAAAAAACAAAAATACCGCTTGCTTATTCTGATTATTTACACTACTTTTACATCGGACTTAACCTCCTTTTCTTTTAGGAGAGAGCCACAGGGTGGAAAGAATCGACTTTCGGCAAAGAAAATGAATTTCTTTCCATCCGCTTTTTACTCCCATTGATTCATACTTCATCCTTTATTCAGCATTCCCCGTTACCTTCAAACGAAGTGGAGAATTATCTGCATTGCAATAAATGGTAACCGTCTTACTGAAATGCTCAGCCTTTTCGGCTTCATAAATCACGGTCAGTTCCGCTTTTTCTCCCGGACGAACACCCTCCTTATTATAGTTTACCTTGGTACATCCACAGGAAGTGATGACATCATATATCACCAGTACATGCTGTCCCGTATTGGTCAGTGTGAACTTGCGTTCCTGCTTCTCCGACTGAGGAAATGAACCGAAGTCTATGCTTGTTACGTCCAGACTGACTTTCGTTATCGGTGTTTCCGCTTTTACAACTTCACCACCTGTCAATACTTTCAAATAAAGTTCCTTCACCTTTGGATTGTGAACAGGATTGCCTATAGCCGCCACCTTGTTGTCTTTATCCAATAGAAATGTCTGGAAAGTCATTTCATCCGGAAAGTGATTCAATCGGTTAAAATCGTCCTTTTCATCGAAACAAACAGGATAGATAAATGCATCACGACGGGTGATATAACGTAGTTCTTTCATATCTTTCGGGTGGAAATAGAAGACAAAGGGAACCGGACGGTTCAACGTTGAATCAACTTCCTGCATAAACAGCTTCCAGCGAGGCAATTGTAACTTACAACTGGTACAGCCTACAGAATCGATATAAGTCACTACCTTATAATCCGCATCCGCTAAAGAAAAGTCCACTGTATCCTTCCCTTGAATAGTAAAGATGGAATGGGTAGGAAAGAGAATTTCTTTCCCTTCCCATTCCTCAACCAAACGAGCGATTTTATCTTTTTCTGATTCCTTGCAGGAGGGAAAAAGAGCAAAAACACATAGTAATAGACAAAGGTATCTCATTGATTAATCCAAGCCAAAAGGTCTAATTACGCACTCTACTTTTTCTCCGGTACTGCAAGTCACATTCCCACTACCCAGACATGTATCATACCCGGATTCTCCTGCAGCCAATGCTTCCACATTATCTAAAAGAAACTCACTCTCTACCGGCTTTCCGGATTGCTTTTCCCAAGCCATTACCGCCATTAGCATAACAACGGTAAATAACACAAATACTTTTTTCATTGGTTTATCATTTTTTGTGTGAAGGTAGAGAACATCTATCGGGCACGCAAATTTTTTCCCTTAAATTGATCTTAAGGTGACCTTAAAGTTTTCTTAAGATTCAAAAAATCCCCATTTCATCGGAAGGATTATTTTAATGCCCTGATCTCCAAATCATAAGGTTCATCCAATTAAATCATATTCTTTTTTTAACTTATAAGTTCCTTTTTTATAAATATGCGTATCTTTGCAATCTCTAACATGAACAAGAAACATGAAAATACCGACAAACTTATTCAAGTTTAGCTTTATTGCATTGGGATGGATTGTATTCATCCTGCTATGTTATGTTGCTTTTAAAGATGAAAAAACAAATGTTCTGATAACAATGAAGGACAGCCTACGTGAAGCAATCAATATTGATTATCAAGAACGCTTAAACAAGATTCTTATTCATTATCGCCCTTTAGGCAGAAAGGTAAAAGGTGTCCAAATAGAATACGGTGATAGTCTAGAAATCATTTATTTTGAAGACAGCACCCATGAGTCACTGGCTACCCAACTGGCCAACCAGTATGTGATGACAAGGATTATCCCCGTCAATCCAGACAATTTCAATAAGATCTTCCAAGAAGAATGGGAAAAGAATGGAGTTTCCGCCGCTAAGACGGGAATCATTTACCGCTACAACAAGAAAAAGGTATTCAGTGACAATGATTCAATCTCTTTCCAGAAAGCTCTTGTCACCCCTGTACAAGCAATAGACGCTAAAAGAACCGCCGGCGTACAGGCATGGGCTATGATTCATTGGACAGAAATAGTAAAACATACCACTCCAAAAGTGTTATGGAGTATCATTGCTTATTTCATTGTCTTGATATGGGTGTCTCTGTCATTTCTGAAAAAACCACAGAAAAAAGAAACTCCCGCCAATCCGGACTGCATACCATGTGAAGAAATTCCTGACAATCCGGACTACATACAATTGGGGAAAATGACTTTAAAGTTGGAAAGCAAGAAACTATATATTGGCAACCGGCTTTGCCACATAGCACCGGCAGATTTCAATCTGCTGGAACTGTTTATCAAAACGCCCAAGCATCTTTTGACTAAAGAAGATATTAAAAATGCTTTCTGGCCGAAAGATAACAATCCCGAAAATAAAATATATAGTCATATCTCCACCCTTAAATCCTCACTCAAGGACTTTCCCGAATATCAGATAGTGACAGAAAAAGGAGGATACCGACTGGTTATCTCCTCAAACGAATGAATAGCTCCTATTTCCAATAATAAGCATACATAAGGTATACAATCTTACTTAAAATCACCAACCCACCGCAGCAGGAACAAAGCATTTCTCACAGCGGAACGAGTTGTTTCATTAAGGTGGAATAATTTATTTCATCAAGGTAAAACTAAATATTCCACCATATAAAACTATTTGTTCCACCATATAAAATTAATTGTACCAAACAGTGGAACACACTGTAATACACGGGAAACAAAGAGATTCTCGTTACTATATTCTGATTCATTCATTATAGGCCACAGGACAATGCAGTGCAGGACAATAACACTGTGACAGACTTTTATCTGTCACACTCTCCGTCACGCTATCTGTCACATCTTAACAACCTGTTTTTCAGCAAAATAATTAGTACTGTGACAGTGTGACAGATAATTCTCACTTTTAAACTCTATGAAAGCAAACTTGAAAATCATCCATATTCCTTCACCCTGAAGGATTTTTTTTGGCTGAAGCTTTCCGGGTACAAATCCGTCATTATAATCAGCTAAGAACTAACATCTTACATAAGGATGAAGGATTTGAAAGAAAAAACGCATGAATTCTAAATTGGTATAAGCAGACAGTCCAGCTCATAAAACACTAGAACCTTTTTAAAAAAGGCCCTGTTCTTTTCAAAAAAGATCCGGTTCTTTTCGGAAAACGAACTTATGTTTTTCCAACCATACACTACAATAAATTATCCGCCATTATAGGATAACACGGTGATTTCTTTTCAAAACTTCCTCTATTCCAATTCAAGGGGAAATTTCACTATCTGCTCGTCAGCATTGACATCCAAACCGAATAACATACCGGCAGCCTCATCTACATAAATACCGGCAATAGGACGATCCAATACATAGGTTTTCACCACATCGCCCTCGTGGGTGGATATACGTAATATTTTACCACCCTGCTGATAGGCATCGGCCAACTTCATAATATCCTTAAATTTACGACCGTCATAAATGGTATAAATGTATTGGTCAGTCACCTGCACATCATAATAACAGATTCTCCCCGCCGGAAGTCCGTAGCCTTCAGAACTCACTTTAAATTGGGGCTCTCCATCCTCACCCAATTTTCCTATATGCTTTTGTGACTGCATATCATAAATATCAAGCCTATCCCCAAACTGAGTGACAGAAACCAATATCTTTTTATCCGGACTGAATGCTATAAAACTATTCCAGCCTTGCGCAACGGCAGGTGCACTCTCTTTCAATAATTTCTGATCGGATACGGGGATATGTTCTGATTTACGGAGTAATTCACCGGAATGGATATCAGCCCAACCAAAACGGTTCTCACCGGAATAATCGGGGATAACAACAGTAGAGGCATCCTTCAAATCAAAATCAAGGGAACGGAACAAGCGCTTATCCAACAAAATATCCTTTTCCTGTTTGGGAGTTTTCCCCCCGGCTATACCGCTATATTGATACATCCTGCCCTTGCCGTCATCAAGCACCCACACCGTGTCCTGCCCTGCAAAACGGATATTCGCCGCATAAATGGACTCACCCGGACCTTCCCCACGCTTTCCAAAAGAAGACTGATATTGAAAATCGGGATAAGTAAATACATGATAATAGTAATCGGCATTGTGCAAATCCAATATCACCGCCTTGTCACCCTGTACACGCATACGATAGGCATACCGGAACAGAGCCGTATCAATGGGAACAATCTCCCCTTTCAGAACTTCTCCCTTCCGCACCGCTTCTTCTATGATTGACTCACTGGATACCTGCTGTTGGTGGCGTTGCCCGGTACACGCCACCAACAAAGGGAATAAAACGCATAATAGTTGTTTGTTTTTCATTTGATTTCTATATTTACTTATCTGGCACAAAGTAAACAAACTATTCATAAAAACAAGAAGAAACAACCTTAGATTTACCTTAAATCTTCATTTTAGATTCGTCATAGACATCTCTTTTTCACGAGTAGATTTTCATTTCTTCCCATTTCATCGAAATTCAGGGACTTTGCCACCTCTACAATGAAAACATGTCAAAACAGCCTATCATAAAATAAGGTATGGAGAATCCGCATCATATCACATCAGCCTATTATGGTTTCGATATACTTTGACGGACATATACCACACGCTTCCTTAAACCTTTTTGCAAAATACCGACTGTCACAAAAGCCCAACATCGTTGCAATTTCTCCGATAGAGTAATCTTGAGAGGCCAATAATCTCTTTGCTCTTTCCATTTTGAATGTCAACATATAATCGGCCGGCGCCTGTCCTGTCATTTTCTTCATCTTATTATAGAAAGCAGTGCGGGACATTCCCATATCTTCACTAAGCGCATCAACGGTATATGACTCTTCCGCCAAATTCTGTTCCAACAACTGCCGGACTTTATTTATAAACTTCAGACAAGCATCGTCCTTTCTTATCTTCTCGGGAAGTGTAGGAGCAACCGTATCGGCTATAAATCGCCTCATCCGTTCCTGTCTGACCAAATTATTA from Phocaeicola dorei encodes the following:
- a CDS encoding NVEALA domain-containing protein; this translates as MKKVFVLFTVVMLMAVMAWEKQSGKPVESEFLLDNVEALAAGESGYDTCLGSGNVTCSTGEKVECVIRPFGLD
- a CDS encoding DUF1573 domain-containing protein, with the translated sequence MRYLCLLLCVFALFPSCKESEKDKIARLVEEWEGKEILFPTHSIFTIQGKDTVDFSLADADYKVVTYIDSVGCTSCKLQLPRWKLFMQEVDSTLNRPVPFVFYFHPKDMKELRYITRRDAFIYPVCFDEKDDFNRLNHFPDEMTFQTFLLDKDNKVAAIGNPVHNPKVKELYLKVLTGGEVVKAETPITKVSLDVTSIDFGSFPQSEKQERKFTLTNTGQHVLVIYDVITSCGCTKVNYNKEGVRPGEKAELTVIYEAEKAEHFSKTVTIYCNADNSPLRLKVTGNAE
- a CDS encoding 6-bladed beta-propeller, with protein sequence MRNILCVTLIALLGGCTSTSVTEKYQDKRNDIINVKDKVIEFETGNVLIGSVSRLYMSNKCLLIADHKSVDKQIHIFNKNDFSYLTSIGNFGEGPEEITVMGCLAIDEAHHQLYVSDHAKQKIFSYDMDSVMVDSLYKPQVKTAMNETLFPSEYQYINDTLSIAVLIKPTSTSTFNQFLGRWNMNTGEMIPMKYTHPDIQKKRITFAASEKAGIYVECYTRHDLMTICSLDGELLYNIYGPDWDGGNGNKLQSFGTVMIGNDKIFVSYCGEDYARDSFPTKILVFDLEGNYLKTLETGYKISDCCYDSFNNRIILSLNDVVQFAYLDIDGII
- a CDS encoding NVEALA domain-containing protein, whose product is MKKNILKATLVVAFALIAGMNVYNAQQSDIMSDLVLANVEALARNEISNCDNGCWDNGSGCLCGVWYPGWKEAQ
- a CDS encoding BF3164 family lipoprotein, giving the protein MKNKQLLCVLFPLLVACTGQRHQQQVSSESIIEEAVRKGEVLKGEIVPIDTALFRYAYRMRVQGDKAVILDLHNADYYYHVFTYPDFQYQSSFGKRGEGPGESIYAANIRFAGQDTVWVLDDGKGRMYQYSGIAGGKTPKQEKDILLDKRLFRSLDFDLKDASTVVIPDYSGENRFGWADIHSGELLRKSEHIPVSDQKLLKESAPAVAQGWNSFIAFSPDKKILVSVTQFGDRLDIYDMQSQKHIGKLGEDGEPQFKVSSEGYGLPAGRICYYDVQVTDQYIYTIYDGRKFKDIMKLADAYQQGGKILRISTHEGDVVKTYVLDRPIAGIYVDEAAGMLFGLDVNADEQIVKFPLELE
- a CDS encoding discoidin domain-containing protein — translated: MKYCIVSIMIICSSFLSVSCTDKALEDSLKLSGENRAELERVLLHYKDNPKKKKAAEFLIRNMKWCHAEDSPFMDIYYKQVDRLQANDSIYAEEMIAFYDSIYKPEWFQNMTVTFDLCTMKADYLIDHIDRAFQAWQSPWAKALSLDEFCEYILPHRLGNEPLEPWMAMYQKTFKSVADTMYNRKVDELYEVISWMVVGHRYYTPSYVPDLRPSSLLGIKVGACPAYTALGRYIYRSIGVPVVSDFTPNWANHAMGHEWISIMADGKCYPIMPGSPCRFGNHIKGGSYRMSKAYRNTYGDQGGLIKDEEDIPPFFKNRRIIDVTNQYIETTDVELADCFDTETNTHYAYLSVFDLRDWKVVAYGAKKGAGYVFKDMARNAVYLPVFYSKGNYTPAYYPVKVDEKGRVSYLNPDVKHKRRVVLTRKFMDMNPKKWIKAIIGGYFVLSREAAFANADTIHIDLLKECNYQTVTLNKAYRYMKYVPPVKTEGNMAEIELYDEKGQKLAGKVIGNYRPERMDAMETMKRAFDGNVLSSPKTVKTQTDAWVGLDLGRVVSVSKLVYLPRNDDNFIKEGELYELFYWDREWKSLGRQVGSRQLQYLEYDNVPDNALLLLRNLTKGKEERIFTYEDGKQVWW
- a CDS encoding transcriptional regulator, with the protein product MKIPTNLFKFSFIALGWIVFILLCYVAFKDEKTNVLITMKDSLREAINIDYQERLNKILIHYRPLGRKVKGVQIEYGDSLEIIYFEDSTHESLATQLANQYVMTRIIPVNPDNFNKIFQEEWEKNGVSAAKTGIIYRYNKKKVFSDNDSISFQKALVTPVQAIDAKRTAGVQAWAMIHWTEIVKHTTPKVLWSIIAYFIVLIWVSLSFLKKPQKKETPANPDCIPCEEIPDNPDYIQLGKMTLKLESKKLYIGNRLCHIAPADFNLLELFIKTPKHLLTKEDIKNAFWPKDNNPENKIYSHISTLKSSLKDFPEYQIVTEKGGYRLVISSNE
- a CDS encoding NVEALA domain-containing protein, which gives rise to MKSKKMFLSLVAIIFSIFIGYNIYSVENSQQTFDVSFLNIEALASGESSGNCPEYGSGCLDGVWWPSKREKW
- the lepB gene encoding signal peptidase I, with product MKNRTEHWVSIKKGLDKLLSVAFFFCIIVIVWLLFQVIGFVSFKIPSDSMEPALFAGDNILVNKWVMGGRLFDIWDASEKKNVEISRLPGFGKVKHNDVLVFNFPYPGRWDSLGLNLKTYYVKRCVAVPGDTFEIRNAHYKVRGYTETLGCVASQDRLQQLQLAGEERNWGIVMRAYPNDSLVNWTIKEFGPFYIPAKGTSVKMNTVNRILYKNAIEWEQKKKLVQQGDSFLLNDSIIQEYQFKEDYYFVTGDKVMNSKDSRYWGLLPKKFIVGKATLIWKSVDLDTDEIRWNRVFKRIE